In Pseudomonadota bacterium, one DNA window encodes the following:
- a CDS encoding TIGR02186 family protein, translating into MALILAPGPAPAQPLVADLADHLVAITAGFTGAEVVMFGATDGPGEVVVVVSGPSRPVVVRRKGRFFGVWINRQEMAFEEAPSFYALASSKPIDDILQPSLLDRYQLGLEHLRLLPPNPEAQRDDLPEFRAALVRNKQREGLYVADAARVTFLGEQLFRTKISFPANVATGTYQAQVYLVRDGQVVSAQTTPLLISKIGVGAEIYDFAQELSMAYGLVAVSIAVVAGYLASLAFRRS; encoded by the coding sequence ATGGCTCTCATTCTTGCCCCAGGACCCGCGCCGGCGCAGCCCTTGGTCGCCGATCTCGCCGATCACCTGGTGGCGATCACCGCCGGCTTCACCGGGGCCGAAGTCGTCATGTTCGGCGCCACCGACGGGCCAGGCGAGGTGGTGGTCGTCGTCAGCGGGCCGTCGCGGCCTGTGGTGGTCCGCCGCAAGGGAAGGTTCTTCGGCGTCTGGATCAACCGGCAGGAGATGGCGTTCGAGGAGGCGCCGTCCTTTTACGCGCTGGCATCCAGCAAGCCGATCGACGACATCCTGCAGCCGAGCCTCTTGGATCGCTACCAGCTCGGCCTCGAGCATTTGCGGCTGCTTCCGCCCAATCCGGAAGCGCAGCGCGACGATCTACCGGAGTTTCGCGCCGCCCTCGTGCGCAACAAGCAGCGCGAAGGGCTCTACGTCGCCGATGCTGCCCGCGTCACCTTTCTGGGCGAGCAGCTGTTCCGCACCAAGATCTCCTTCCCGGCCAATGTGGCGACCGGAACCTATCAGGCGCAGGTCTATCTCGTGCGCGATGGGCAGGTGGTGAGCGCGCAGACCACACCGCTCCTCATCAGCAAGATCGGCGTCGGCGCGGAGATCTACGACTTTGCCCAAGAGCTTTCCATGGCTTATGGACTCGTTGCCGTGTCGATCGCGGTAGTGGCAGGATATCTTGCTAGCCTGGCCTTCCGCCGGAGCTGA